The genomic interval TGtgatggctcggcgcctatgggtgagcggctagggtgctggtcacatacaccagagctggcaggttagaacccagcccgggcctgccaaaccacaatgacaactacaaccaaaaatagctaggcattgtggcaggcgcctgtagtcccagctacttgggaggctgaggcaaaagaattgcttaagctcgagagttggaggttgctgtgagctgtgatgccacagcactctaccaaaggcgacatagtgagactcttatctcaaaaaaaaaaaaaaaaaggaaaagaattctgcAATGTAAATCTCACATGAGGTCCTGCTAAAATGTCAATACTGCTTCTTGTGAGAAAAATGGAGAAGTCTCATCAAATCTCATGTCTAAGTTTTACAAAAATTCAActataaaagcaaacaaaaacaagggaagggaaataaatcccaaaacaaaaagagaaaaaaaaaaaaaacctcagcagTGATATACTTGAGTATATATGTCCCAGAGAAAATGAATAGGTATGAACTGGGGGTTTCCTTAAACCTCTCCTGTTGGGAACACCTCCAAGAGCCAACAGTAATACTAGTGTAAATATACAGTCTTCTGTGTTTAATAAGATTTCTAAATACAGCTGCCTATGGTAATTACTACGTTGGCCTCCAACATGGTGTTTTCAAGGCTAACCACATTTGAACCATATGCTATTTGATGACCTTACCCAAATCTCTCCATTTCAAAAAACCTGCTTTCTTTTGCATACTATGGGTGTTCAAATTTACCTAGTGTTAGACTTCCATTGAGGTTATCAATCCCTTTTTAAGTGTTATTACTTAGTATTTTAAACCACATTATTATTCCTTGCAAAAACTAAGTTAACATTAATATTCCACACACTTCAACAGAAAATGGTTATTCTCCggccaggtatgatggctcacgcctgtaatcctagcactctgggaggccatggcaggtggattgtgtgagctcatgagttcgagaccagactgagcaaaagcaagaccccatctctactaaaaaacagaaaaactgaggcaagaggctcacttaaccccaagttggaggttgctgtgagctatgacgccatagcactctacccagggtggcagcttgagactctgtctcaaaaaaaaataaaataaaaagaaagaaaatggttatTCTCAagaatattaatttgtttttcttgtttcagTTGGGAAGACGACTTATGCATCGTTCAAAACCTCCGTCTGGTAACAAACGTAAACTACTTTTAGGCCAGGATACAAGATCAAAAATACaagaggaagaatttttttttacttgaaaaggAGCAGTTAAGACATTTCATTGCCAGAATGTTTTAGGTATATTTTGTAGATTTTGGCTTTCAGTAATGGCAACATTCTGCCCCACATATTAGCCTCATCAATTTGAGGAAGACAGACACTTATTTTAAGAGCTATAGGATTAAGAAATGAGCTATTTTGTTGAAGCCTTCCAGTATTTATATCGTGAAATATTACTCTACATAGCTAAACATTTATAGCTATACTTTGAGTTGTCTCAGGGATACAAATCCAAATTTACTGATAAAACGATATGATAAATGACTATTCAAGTATAATAGCCATTTTCCAATAACATGAgaatttaaatgacattttctcAACTCCTTTGTAGGGAAGTTCATAGCATTTGGTTATCACTAtagaatatacattttaacaatatataaCTCCAAAATATCCGGGTTTAAAACTTAAGTAAAAACCACTAGATTATGGTCTCAGAACATAATTGTGAGACTGGTTCCTATTTTACATTAAGTTCTCTTCAGAAAACTTTATTCTCTTAAGTGAACAAACCATATGTATGCCTTCAGCATAAATATAAGTCCACAGTTTTGTTTGTGCCCCATCGCCACAATCATTTTAAGTTATGGATGATGTATCCATTTTGGCTATAATGTGCATTTACATCAATATAAATTAACATGtaatttattaagtaaaatatatattagcACTAAGAAAATGTTTACTTTATACATGTAAAATGTGGTTCAAAAATAACTTGAAAAGAAGaagttgcttttaaaataatcatcccttacagaaaaaaaaagcaaacaaaacagaattgAGCTTATAAAAGAAAGCCAACTTAAGTGAATAGTTGTTTTAACATCTGAGCTTTGCACATAATACCTGAGTATGAATAGTTCACAAGTCAagttggaaaaacaaacaaacctttattgtctagaaatatatatatataaaaaaacggAAAAGATGCTATTCTCTCATTTccccatcttcttcctcttcttcaacACCTCTGATATAAAGGACATTATTACACCTGTAAATAGAGAAACAGTCATTTTGTTGTTCCAACTAGAAACTAGGTGTCACCTGAACTATTACTATAGTTTTTCATTGTGAAAATACTGAATGCTGAATttctatcattcttttttaagaaagagttGCAATGGCCTTTTTTTCCCACCATATGGCTATTATGTAATGACATCTTTATGATTttccaaaggaaataattattagAATTTGGAAGTTTGAAGCTAGTGTAGAAAATGAGTATAACAGAAATCCTTAATAGCACCAGTTCCAACTAAAATTCAGAACAAATCTCCTACAATTAAAGacactgaaaaaaattacagCTAAGAGTCAGAAAATTTAATATCGACACCAGAAAAATCTTAAGGTGAACAGcttcaaaatatttaaacctTACCTTTGACAAGTTTAATATTTCAAAGACTTCTGAATTCTGGTTGTAAAGTATTATGTGAAATTaatagtgatttttgtttttttagtaatTCCAAATTGTACTAAACAAGTATTTCTAATGCTCACCAGTAACTGCTTATATAAATGACTGTTACCTTATTAAAACTTCACCCAGATGTCCAGACAATGCCCCATCTATGTATTCTTCTGTATTTGCAAgctttcaataaaaagaaatatattagtaTGATCACAcaagaagaaaataggaaaacacTTAAAACTGGTGAGAGAATTTATTAACTGAGACCTGTGTATACCTATAATTAATTAGATTAGCTTTCTGTTACCATTGTAGtacttttgtggtttcatatatACTTGCTGTAAAAATAACACAATGtagaattaatata from Nycticebus coucang isolate mNycCou1 chromosome 3, mNycCou1.pri, whole genome shotgun sequence carries:
- the SNRPF gene encoding small nuclear ribonucleoprotein F, translating into MSLPLNPKPFLNGLTGKPVMVKLKWGMEYKGYLVSVDGYMNMQLANTEEYIDGALSGHLGEVLIRCNNVLYIRGVEEEEEDGEMRE